The window AAACTTTCTTAGGATCCATGAGGGAGGCTTAAGATGCCGTTCCAGTTCGACCATCTGCGCACCCTGACGACCCTGGTGGACGAGGGCACCTTCGATGCCGCCGCGCGGCGGCTGCACGTGACCGCCTCGGCGGTGTCCCAGCGGGTCCGGGCGATGGAGCAGACCGCGGGCCGTGTGCTGGTCCAGCGCACGAACCCCGTGCGGACCACCGCCGCCGGGGACGTGGTGCTGCGCTACGCCCGCCAGGTGCTGCTGCTGGACGAGGACGCCTCCGCGGAGCTGCGGCTGGGCGAGCGCGAGCGGGGCCGGGTGTCGGTGCCGCTGGCCGTCAACGCCGACAGCCTGGCCACCTGGTTCCTGGAGGCGCTGGCGGACCCGCCCGCCGACCTGGGCGCGGTGTTCGAGATCCACCGCGAGGACGAGGAGCACACCACCTCCCTGCTGCGTTCGGGGGCGGTGATGGCCGCCGTGACCTCCACCCCCGAGGCGGTCCAGGGGTGCACCGTGGCGGGGCTGGGCGCGATGCGCTACCACGCGGTGTGCAGCCCGGGCTTCGACCGGGAGCACCTCGGCGGCCGGGCGGACCCGGAGCTGCTCGCCCGGGCGCCGGTGGTCAACTTCGACCGCCGAGACGACCTCCAGGACCGGTTCCTGCGCGAGTCCCCCGGCGGTGAGCCCTGCGGCCCCCGGCACTACGTCCCGGCCTCGGAGGACTTCGCCCGGGCCGTCCTGCTCGGGTTCGGGTGGGGCGTGGTGCCCGAACCGCAGTGCTCGGAGCACATCGCCTCGGGGCGGCTCGTGGCCCTGGCCCCGGACCGCCCCGTGGACGTGCGCCTGTACTGGCAGCGGTGGAACCTGCGCTCCCCGGTCCTGGACCGGGTCTCGGAGGCCGTGCGCGCGGGCGCGGCCGAACGCCTGCACCCGCTGTGACCGGAATCCCCGCGCCGCGCGGGCGCCGTGGTCCGTCCCGGCGGCCGGGTCCTCGGCCCCGCACCGGGCGGGCGTCACGGAGCACGTCCCGGGGAGACGCGCCCGGTGCTCCGCGGAGAACGGGGCACGACGGCCCGGACGGCTCTCCTCCCCCCCGCCCTGAGGCGCTCGTTCGGGGCGGGAGGTGGGTAGGTCCCCCCGTGTCCGTCCGGCGGGCCGCAGGGGGCGGCACGCCGACACCACCGTCAAGAAAGGCCCGACATGAGCCTGAACGCCACCGCCGTCGACCTGGGGACCTACGGAGTGTGGGTGACGAGGACCGACCTGACCGCCGACGCGGCCGCCGAGATCGAACGGCTGGGCTACGGAGCCGTCTGGGTCGGCGGCTCCCCCGGCGCAGATCTGGAGGAGGTGTCCACGGCGCTGGCCGCGACGTCGCGGATCGCGGTCGCGACGGGCATCGTCAACATCTGGACCGCGGACGCGGAGGCGCTGGCCGACTCCTTCCGCCGGATCGAGTCCGAGCACCCCGGCCGGTTCCTGCTCGGCATCGGCGCGGGCCACCGCGAGGCCAACGGCCCCGAGGCGGTCAGGCCCTTCGGCGCGGTGGTGGACTACCTGGACGCCCTCGACCGCGGCGGCGTGCCCGCGGACCGGCGCGTGGTCGCCGCCCTGGGGCCGCGGATGCTCGGCCTGTCCGCCGAGCGCTCCGCCGGAGCCCACCCCTACCTGGTCAACCCCGAGTTCACCCGCGGCGCGCGCGAGGCTCTGGGCCAGGGCCCGCTGCTGGCTCCCGAGCACAAGGTGGCCCTGGGAGAGGACCGCGAGCGGACCCGGCGCACCGCCAGGAGGGGGCTCAGCGTCTACGTCGACAACCGGCTGACCAACTACCTCGCCAACTTCCGGCGCCTGGGCTTCTCCGACGAGGACTTCGCCGACGGCGGCAGCGACGCGCTGGTGGACGCCATGGTCGCGCAGGGCGCGCCGGAGTCGGCGGCGGCGGAGCTGCGCGCGCACCTGGAGGCGGGCGCGGACCACGTCGCGGTGCAGCCGCTGGCCGAGGACGGCGACATCCTGCCGGTGCTGGCCCGGCTCGCCCCGGCCCTCGGGCTCGCCGCCCGGGGCTGAGGCCCGCCCCCATGGTCGGGCCGCACGCGTCGCCGGTGTGACCTGAGGGCCCTGGCCTGCGCCTTACAGCGGGGTTCGGGCACCGGCTTCGGCTACGGGTAGAGGATCACGGTGAAGGGGTGCGCCCTCGTCGGTCAGCGGACGCCCGCCCGCAGGTGGTCGCGCAGCTCCCGCGCCACGCGCGCCATGAGCGCCTCCGCCCCCGGCTGGTGGTAGGCGGGCACGCGCGACTCGGTGAGCACCGCGACGGCGAAGGCCTGGCCGTCGGCGTGCTCGACCACACCGATCTCGTGGCGCAGGTTGAGCAGGGTTCCGGTCTTGGACGACCACCGGGAGAGGTCGGAGGTGAAGTCGGGGGCCAGCCGGTGGCGCAGCAGGTTGTCGCCCATCAGCTCCCGCACCCGGGCGGCCACGTCCGGGTCGATCGCCCGGGGCCGCCACAGCGCCTCCAGCAGGTCGGCGAAGGCCCGGGCCGCCCCGGAGCTGGCCCGGGTGACGTCGAGCTGCTCGATGCGGTGCCCCCGTCCGGCGGTGCCCTCGCCGATGGCCAGCGAGTGCGCCAGGTGCGCGCCCTCGGGGCCGAGCCGGTCGGCGGGGGTGTCGCTGAGGCCGCGCATCGTGTGCCGGACGGTGATGCCGCGCAGCCCGGCCGCGCGCAGCGACGCGGCGACCCGCTCGGGAGGGGTGATCTCGAACAGGGCGTCGGTGGCGGCGTTGTCGCTCAGGCACATGCTGAGGTAGAGCAGGTCCTCGACGCTGACGCGGGCCGGGTGGCGGAACCGGCTCACCCCGGTGGGCCCCGGGGTGGTGATCCGGCCCGGCTGCACGAGGACCTGCTCAGCGCCGTCGATCTCCCCCGCGCGGATCCGTTCGAGCGTGGCGACGGCGAGCGGGACCTTGACCAGCGAGGCCGTCGAGAACTCCAGGTCGGGTTCGATGCCCAGTTCCTCGCCCGTACGCAGGTCACGTACGAGGAAGGAGCCCCGCAGTCCCCCCTCGTCGAGTTCGCGGCGCAGGTCGCGGACCAGGGCGGTGGCGCTCACGCGGGCTCCTGTCCGGGGTCGGGGCGTCCGAGCGGTTCGCGCCCGGACGGCTCGCCTCGGCTCTCCCCCGCCGGGGCGCCGAGGCACCGGGCGATCGCCCGTCCCAGGAGGGCGCGCAGCCGCTCCGCCTCGTCCCCGGTCTCGGCGGCCACCTCGTAGCCGCGGGCGAGGCGGACCTCGCCCGTGGGGCGCCAGTACAGCCCCAGGTCCTCTGCCTGGCGGGGCGAGCAGAGCAGGAGGTCCTCCGAACCCAGGACCTCGGCGGCGGCGGAGGCCAGGGAGGCGGCGAGGACCACCTGGCCGGGCCGCAGGCCCACGGCGTCGCGCAGGCGGTTGAGGGGGTCGCGCACGTGGGGGACGTCGTCCTCGGGCTGGAGCCAGACGCGGCGGCCGCGCGAGGACGAGCGGTCGCGGGGCAGGCGCAGGGTCTCTAGGTAGACGGCCCCGGCGCGCGGCTCCCCGGCGCCCGCCAGCCCCAGCGGGACCGTCCACGCGGCCTCGCCGGGCGGCACCCCCGCCAGGGCGGCGCGCACCTCGCGGGCGCCCAGCAGCTCGGTCCGCGCCGCGGGCGCGGCGGAGCGGAAGTCCAGGTGGATGCCCTCCTCGCGGGCCTCGGCGCCCAGGAGGGCGAGGTCGCGCGTGGCGCAGGTGTCGGGCACGGCCAGACGCAGCGGACGCAGCGCCGCCCTCTCGGCGTCGTGCTCCATCTCCTCGGCCAGCCGGACCAGGCGCCTGGCCGAGGGCAGCATGTCGCGGCCGAACTGGGTGAGGGTGGCCCGGCGGGTGGAGCGGTCGAACAGGCGGGCGCCCAGGTGTCTCTCCAGGGCGGCGATGCGCCTGCTGGCGACCGGCTGGGGAATGCGCGCGGCGGCGGCT is drawn from Nocardiopsis dassonvillei subsp. dassonvillei DSM 43111 and contains these coding sequences:
- a CDS encoding LysR family transcriptional regulator ArgP → MPFQFDHLRTLTTLVDEGTFDAAARRLHVTASAVSQRVRAMEQTAGRVLVQRTNPVRTTAAGDVVLRYARQVLLLDEDASAELRLGERERGRVSVPLAVNADSLATWFLEALADPPADLGAVFEIHREDEEHTTSLLRSGAVMAAVTSTPEAVQGCTVAGLGAMRYHAVCSPGFDREHLGGRADPELLARAPVVNFDRRDDLQDRFLRESPGGEPCGPRHYVPASEDFARAVLLGFGWGVVPEPQCSEHIASGRLVALAPDRPVDVRLYWQRWNLRSPVLDRVSEAVRAGAAERLHPL
- a CDS encoding TIGR03620 family F420-dependent LLM class oxidoreductase encodes the protein MSLNATAVDLGTYGVWVTRTDLTADAAAEIERLGYGAVWVGGSPGADLEEVSTALAATSRIAVATGIVNIWTADAEALADSFRRIESEHPGRFLLGIGAGHREANGPEAVRPFGAVVDYLDALDRGGVPADRRVVAALGPRMLGLSAERSAGAHPYLVNPEFTRGAREALGQGPLLAPEHKVALGEDRERTRRTARRGLSVYVDNRLTNYLANFRRLGFSDEDFADGGSDALVDAMVAQGAPESAAAELRAHLEAGADHVAVQPLAEDGDILPVLARLAPALGLAARG
- a CDS encoding serine hydrolase; the encoded protein is MSATALVRDLRRELDEGGLRGSFLVRDLRTGEELGIEPDLEFSTASLVKVPLAVATLERIRAGEIDGAEQVLVQPGRITTPGPTGVSRFRHPARVSVEDLLYLSMCLSDNAATDALFEITPPERVAASLRAAGLRGITVRHTMRGLSDTPADRLGPEGAHLAHSLAIGEGTAGRGHRIEQLDVTRASSGAARAFADLLEALWRPRAIDPDVAARVRELMGDNLLRHRLAPDFTSDLSRWSSKTGTLLNLRHEIGVVEHADGQAFAVAVLTESRVPAYHQPGAEALMARVARELRDHLRAGVR
- a CDS encoding LysR family transcriptional regulator gives rise to the protein MDLVGACKAFVNVSERGSFTLGAAAARIPQPVASRRIAALERHLGARLFDRSTRRATLTQFGRDMLPSARRLVRLAEEMEHDAERAALRPLRLAVPDTCATRDLALLGAEAREEGIHLDFRSAAPAARTELLGAREVRAALAGVPPGEAAWTVPLGLAGAGEPRAGAVYLETLRLPRDRSSSRGRRVWLQPEDDVPHVRDPLNRLRDAVGLRPGQVVLAASLASAAAEVLGSEDLLLCSPRQAEDLGLYWRPTGEVRLARGYEVAAETGDEAERLRALLGRAIARCLGAPAGESRGEPSGREPLGRPDPGQEPA